The Aggregicoccus sp. 17bor-14 genome window below encodes:
- a CDS encoding ABC transporter permease, with the protein MSFPAFRALVAKDLRLFLSDRRSLVISFAVPLALAAFMGFVTGGHGKEGTPRVALLVVDEDGSALSREVVAGLGSDKALAVTRAERAVAREQVRAGKTPVAVVLPARFGEAAGQAFFGGATKPELTLLYDPSHGAEVAMVRGILTQHVMQAVSKSAFSPQVQGGPVRDALARLQQDGKSRPELEQMLKSVLAWQQSEAAQPAGARAEAGPTGGLSVPFEAREEEVTSGEVRYNAYSHSFAGMGVQFVLLAATDAGIGILTERQRGLWRRLRAAPLSRRTLLLSRLVSGALTALMVLLVLFGFGAAVFGVRVEGSLPGFFLVAVGIALMSSAFGLLVAALGHTPQAARGMAIFVVLVMVMLGGAWFPSFLFPAALQKLTLAMPTRWAVDGLDAMTWRGLGLTSALGTTGVLLAFAALFASLALARFRWDAD; encoded by the coding sequence ATGAGCTTCCCCGCCTTCAGAGCCCTCGTGGCCAAGGACCTGCGCCTCTTCCTCTCGGATCGGCGCAGCCTCGTCATCAGCTTCGCAGTACCGCTCGCGCTTGCGGCCTTCATGGGCTTCGTCACAGGGGGGCACGGCAAGGAGGGGACCCCCCGCGTGGCCCTGCTCGTGGTGGACGAGGACGGCAGTGCCCTCTCGCGCGAGGTGGTGGCCGGGCTCGGCTCGGACAAGGCGCTCGCTGTGACCCGGGCCGAGCGCGCCGTGGCGCGCGAGCAGGTGCGCGCGGGCAAGACGCCCGTCGCGGTGGTCCTCCCCGCGCGCTTCGGCGAGGCGGCGGGCCAGGCCTTCTTCGGGGGCGCGACGAAGCCGGAGCTGACGCTGCTCTACGATCCCTCCCACGGCGCGGAGGTGGCCATGGTGCGCGGCATCCTCACGCAGCACGTGATGCAGGCGGTGAGCAAGAGCGCCTTCAGCCCCCAGGTGCAGGGGGGGCCGGTGCGCGACGCGCTCGCGCGCCTGCAGCAGGACGGGAAGTCGCGCCCCGAGCTCGAGCAGATGCTCAAGAGCGTGCTCGCGTGGCAGCAGAGCGAGGCCGCCCAGCCCGCCGGAGCCCGCGCTGAGGCAGGCCCCACCGGCGGGCTCAGCGTCCCCTTCGAGGCGCGAGAGGAGGAGGTGACCTCCGGCGAGGTCCGCTACAACGCGTACTCGCACTCCTTCGCCGGCATGGGCGTGCAGTTCGTGCTGCTCGCCGCCACCGACGCGGGCATCGGCATCCTCACCGAGCGCCAGCGCGGGCTGTGGCGGCGCCTGCGCGCGGCGCCACTCTCGCGGCGCACCCTGCTGCTCTCGCGGCTGGTGAGCGGCGCGCTCACCGCGCTGATGGTGCTGCTCGTGCTCTTCGGCTTCGGGGCGGCGGTGTTCGGCGTGCGCGTGGAGGGCAGCCTCCCCGGCTTCTTCCTCGTCGCGGTGGGGATCGCGCTGATGTCCTCGGCCTTCGGGCTGCTGGTGGCCGCGCTGGGGCACACCCCCCAGGCGGCGCGCGGCATGGCCATCTTCGTGGTGCTGGTGATGGTGATGCTCGGCGGCGCGTGGTTTCCCTCGTTCCTGTTCCCCGCGGCCCTGCAGAAGCTCACGCTCGCCATGCCCACCCGCTGGGCCGTGGATGGGCTGGACGCGATGACCTGGCGGGGCCTCGGGCTCACGAGCGCGCTCGGAACCACCGGCGTGCTGCTCGCCTTCGCCGCCCTGTTCGCCTCCCTGGCGCTCGCGCGCTTCCGCTGGGACGCGGACTAG
- a CDS encoding nitronate monooxygenase family protein — protein sequence MPVLHTPLCDLLGLRVPLLQSGMLRVAGPALVAEVSRAGGLGILAGLSLPPDTLRAQIREVRRLTDRPFGVNLWLHPLVRAPTPPAQLPAQEVQRVQGKLNAFRAELGLQPVQGPPPPAPPAYIDEDFEVLVEERVPVWSVGLGVPSAAQVERCHAAGIKVVGMAASVADARTLEAAGVDVLVAQGSEAGGHRSTWTGGTPHERALVGTLALVPAMVDAVRVPVVAAGGITDGRGLVASLALGASGVLLGTRFVATRESEAPDLWKQALLARGADDTVLTRMASGLWGRALRNPLAEAFGADGIAGLSGYGQRGAIQDIVKEATARGDAEHFPLFGGQGVGLMHDVPGAGEVVERMVAEAQAVLARLR from the coding sequence ATGCCCGTCCTTCACACCCCGCTCTGCGACCTGCTCGGCCTCCGCGTCCCGCTGCTGCAGTCCGGCATGCTGCGCGTGGCAGGCCCCGCACTGGTGGCGGAGGTCTCGCGCGCCGGTGGCCTGGGCATCCTCGCCGGGCTCTCGCTCCCGCCGGACACCCTGCGCGCGCAGATCCGCGAGGTGCGCCGCCTCACCGACCGACCCTTCGGGGTGAACCTCTGGCTGCACCCGCTGGTGCGCGCGCCCACGCCGCCCGCGCAGCTGCCCGCCCAGGAGGTGCAGCGGGTGCAGGGCAAGCTCAACGCCTTCCGCGCGGAGCTGGGGCTGCAGCCGGTGCAGGGACCTCCGCCGCCCGCGCCCCCGGCGTACATCGACGAGGACTTCGAGGTGCTGGTGGAGGAGCGCGTGCCCGTGTGGAGCGTGGGGCTGGGCGTGCCCTCCGCCGCGCAGGTGGAGCGCTGCCACGCGGCGGGCATCAAGGTGGTGGGCATGGCCGCGAGCGTGGCGGACGCGCGCACGCTGGAGGCGGCAGGAGTGGACGTACTCGTGGCACAGGGCTCGGAGGCCGGCGGGCACCGCTCGACGTGGACGGGCGGCACGCCGCACGAGCGCGCGCTGGTGGGCACGCTCGCGCTGGTTCCCGCGATGGTGGACGCGGTGCGCGTCCCGGTGGTCGCGGCCGGCGGCATCACGGATGGGCGGGGGCTGGTGGCCTCGCTCGCGCTGGGGGCCTCGGGCGTGCTGCTGGGCACCCGCTTCGTGGCGACGCGCGAGTCCGAGGCGCCCGACCTCTGGAAGCAGGCGCTGCTCGCGCGCGGCGCGGACGACACCGTGCTCACCCGCATGGCCTCGGGGCTATGGGGCCGCGCGCTGCGCAACCCGCTGGCCGAGGCCTTCGGCGCAGACGGCATCGCGGGGCTGTCCGGCTACGGCCAGCGCGGCGCCATCCAGGACATCGTGAAGGAGGCGACGGCACGCGGGGACGCGGAGCACTTCCCCCTCTTCGGCGGCCAGGGCGTGGGGCTGATGCACGACGTGCCGGGCGCAGGCGAGGTGGTGGAGCGGATGGTGGCCGAGGCCCAGGCCGTGCTCGCGCGCCTGCGCTGA
- a CDS encoding propionate--CoA ligase translates to MATTYAALHRRSVEDPEGYWGEEARRIHWERPYERVLDYSRPPFTHWFVGGQTNLCHNAVDRHLPARAAQEAVVYVSSETGQEATFTYAELHREVQRFAAVLQSLGVSRGDRVLIYLPMVPEALFSMLACARIGAIHSVVFGGFAAHSLSRRIDDARPTVIVTADAGMRAGRVIPYKHLVDEGIRLSSAPPRHVLLVNRGLDPKIPLTQGRDVDYAGLREKHLDAQAPVVWLESSDPSYILYTSGTTGNPKGVQRDTGGYAVALAASMQNIFTGQPGETMFTASDVGWVVGHSYIVYGPLIQGMTTVVYEGLPIRPDPGIWWRIVSEQRASVMFTSPTAIRVLKRQDPAFLTKYDVSSLRYLFLAGEPLDEPTARWISGALGVEIIDNYWQTETGWPILSAMPGVEKLPRKFGSPGFATPGYRLKLLHEETGREVGVGEKGVLVAVPPLPPGCASTVWGHDDRFVETYFQNFPEQVYSTFDWATRDADGYYFILGRTDDVINVAGHRLGTREIEEAASGHPSVAEVAMVGVQDELKGQRVEGFVVVKDPARTASAEAREGLEREVCETVVGALGALARPSRIHFLTLLPKTRSGKLLRRSIQALAEGRDPGDLTTLEDPAALEQIRAAVASPPSPDRRGRG, encoded by the coding sequence ATGGCGACCACGTACGCGGCGTTGCACCGGCGTTCCGTCGAAGACCCCGAGGGCTACTGGGGCGAGGAGGCCCGGCGCATCCACTGGGAGCGCCCCTACGAGCGCGTCCTCGACTACAGCCGGCCCCCCTTCACGCACTGGTTCGTGGGCGGGCAGACCAACCTCTGCCACAACGCGGTGGACCGGCACCTGCCCGCGCGCGCGGCTCAGGAGGCGGTGGTCTACGTCTCGAGCGAGACGGGGCAGGAGGCCACCTTCACCTACGCCGAGCTGCACCGCGAGGTGCAGCGCTTCGCGGCGGTCCTGCAGTCGCTCGGCGTCTCGCGCGGCGACCGCGTCCTCATCTACCTGCCCATGGTGCCCGAGGCGCTCTTCTCGATGCTCGCCTGCGCGCGCATCGGCGCCATCCACTCGGTCGTCTTCGGCGGCTTCGCGGCGCACAGCCTCTCGCGCCGCATCGACGATGCGCGTCCCACCGTCATCGTCACCGCGGACGCCGGCATGCGCGCAGGCCGCGTCATTCCCTACAAGCACCTGGTGGACGAGGGCATCCGCCTCTCCTCCGCGCCCCCGCGCCACGTGCTCCTGGTCAACCGCGGCCTCGACCCGAAGATCCCGCTCACGCAGGGACGGGACGTGGACTACGCGGGCCTGCGCGAGAAGCACCTGGACGCGCAGGCGCCGGTGGTGTGGCTCGAGTCCTCGGACCCCAGCTACATCCTCTACACCTCGGGCACGACCGGAAACCCCAAGGGCGTGCAGCGCGACACCGGCGGCTATGCGGTGGCGCTCGCCGCGTCCATGCAGAACATCTTCACCGGTCAGCCCGGCGAGACGATGTTCACCGCCTCGGACGTGGGCTGGGTGGTGGGCCACTCGTACATCGTCTACGGGCCCCTGATTCAGGGCATGACGACGGTGGTCTACGAGGGACTGCCCATCCGCCCCGACCCGGGCATCTGGTGGCGCATCGTCTCCGAGCAGCGCGCGAGCGTGATGTTCACCTCGCCCACCGCGATTCGCGTGCTCAAGCGGCAGGACCCTGCGTTCCTCACGAAGTACGACGTGAGCTCGCTGCGCTACCTCTTCCTCGCGGGTGAGCCGCTGGACGAGCCGACGGCGCGGTGGATCAGCGGCGCGCTGGGCGTGGAGATCATCGACAACTACTGGCAGACGGAGACGGGCTGGCCGATCCTCTCCGCCATGCCGGGCGTGGAGAAGCTGCCGCGCAAGTTCGGCTCGCCGGGCTTCGCGACGCCGGGCTACCGCCTCAAGCTGCTGCACGAGGAGACGGGGCGCGAGGTGGGCGTGGGCGAGAAGGGCGTGCTCGTCGCCGTGCCGCCGCTGCCGCCCGGCTGCGCCTCCACCGTGTGGGGCCACGACGATCGCTTCGTGGAGACCTACTTCCAGAACTTCCCGGAGCAGGTGTACTCGACCTTCGACTGGGCCACGCGCGATGCGGACGGGTACTACTTCATCCTCGGGCGCACCGATGACGTGATCAACGTCGCAGGGCACCGGCTCGGCACGCGCGAGATCGAAGAGGCGGCGAGCGGCCATCCTTCCGTGGCGGAGGTGGCCATGGTGGGCGTGCAGGACGAGCTCAAGGGCCAGCGCGTGGAGGGCTTCGTGGTGGTGAAGGACCCCGCGCGCACGGCCTCCGCCGAGGCGCGCGAGGGGCTGGAGCGCGAGGTGTGCGAGACGGTGGTGGGCGCGCTCGGAGCCCTCGCGCGGCCCTCGCGCATCCACTTCCTCACGCTGCTGCCCAAGACGCGCTCGGGGAAGCTCCTGCGCCGCAGCATCCAGGCGCTCGCGGAGGGGCGAGACCCGGGAGACCTCACCACGCTCGAGGACCCGGCAGCGCTCGAGCAGATCCGCGCGGCCGTCGCGAGCCCGCCCTCTCCCGATAGGAGAGGGCGGGGGTGA
- a CDS encoding benzoate/H(+) symporter BenE family transporter, translating into MSSPSPATPAPLERRSFWADASLSALVAGFVTVLVGYTSSAVIVFEAARAAGGDAGVVASWMWALGMGSGVTCILLSLRYRRPVVTAWSTPGAALLVTSVPGLSPGALSAAFLASGLLVLLAGVTRGFERAISRIPLPLASGMLAGVLLRFGLEAFASIRTSPLLVLGMFAAWLVGRRLWPRYAVPGALAVGIAVAAGAGSLHLAGVSLTLARPVFATPHPTWAALVGVTLPLFVVTMASQNVPGVATMRANGYDTPISPLVTWTGAATAVLAPFGGFSINLAAITAAICMGREAHEDPRRRYVASVAAGGLYLVLGLLGATVGALLAAFPRELVLAIAGLALVGTIGNGLAIAAKDERERESAIVTFLVTASGLSLWGVGAAFWGLVAGLLVRTVMHAGAAVPSPPGRG; encoded by the coding sequence ATGTCTTCGCCCTCCCCTGCCACCCCGGCGCCGCTCGAGCGGCGCAGCTTCTGGGCGGATGCCTCGCTCTCGGCGCTGGTCGCCGGCTTCGTCACCGTGCTGGTGGGCTACACGAGCTCGGCCGTCATCGTCTTCGAGGCGGCGCGCGCGGCCGGTGGAGACGCGGGCGTGGTGGCCTCGTGGATGTGGGCGCTGGGCATGGGCTCGGGCGTCACCTGCATCCTGCTCTCCCTGCGCTACCGGAGGCCCGTGGTCACCGCGTGGTCCACCCCGGGCGCCGCGCTGCTCGTCACCAGCGTGCCGGGCCTGAGCCCGGGGGCGCTCTCGGCGGCCTTCCTCGCCTCGGGGCTGCTGGTGTTGCTCGCGGGAGTCACGCGCGGCTTCGAGCGCGCCATCTCGCGCATCCCGCTGCCGCTCGCCTCGGGGATGCTCGCTGGCGTGCTGCTGCGCTTCGGGCTGGAGGCCTTTGCCTCGATCCGCACCTCGCCCCTGCTCGTGCTCGGCATGTTCGCGGCGTGGCTCGTGGGACGAAGGCTGTGGCCGCGCTACGCGGTGCCGGGGGCATTGGCCGTGGGCATCGCCGTCGCCGCGGGCGCGGGCTCGCTGCACCTCGCGGGTGTCTCGCTCACGCTCGCGCGGCCGGTGTTCGCGACGCCGCACCCGACGTGGGCCGCGCTGGTGGGCGTCACCCTGCCGCTCTTCGTGGTGACCATGGCCTCACAGAACGTGCCGGGCGTGGCGACGATGCGCGCCAACGGCTACGACACACCCATCTCGCCGCTCGTCACCTGGACGGGCGCGGCCACGGCGGTGCTCGCACCGTTCGGCGGCTTCTCCATCAACCTGGCGGCCATCACCGCGGCCATCTGCATGGGGCGCGAGGCACACGAGGATCCTCGCCGTCGCTACGTGGCCTCGGTGGCCGCGGGCGGCCTCTACCTCGTGCTCGGGCTGCTGGGGGCCACGGTGGGCGCGCTGCTCGCGGCCTTCCCGCGCGAGTTGGTGCTGGCGATTGCCGGGCTCGCGCTGGTGGGCACCATCGGCAATGGGCTCGCCATCGCGGCGAAGGACGAGCGCGAGCGGGAGAGCGCCATCGTCACCTTCCTCGTCACGGCCTCGGGGCTCTCATTGTGGGGCGTGGGCGCGGCGTTCTGGGGCCTCGTCGCGGGGCTGCTCGTCCGCACCGTGATGCACGCGGGCGCAGCCGTCCCCTCTCCCCCTGGGAGAGGGTGA
- a CDS encoding helix-turn-helix domain-containing protein → MDAMDLSDRLARNLRTLREARGVTQAQLARLAGIPRATWAHLESGAGNPTLAVLQRVAGVLQVSLEELVAPPRASARHYPRESLPVRQRGPGFVRRLLPDPLPGMEFDRMELPPRARLTGVPHTPGTREYLVCESGQLALVASGERFELAPGDVVVFRGDQKHSYENIGARTAVGYSVVVLAAGRTPLPR, encoded by the coding sequence ATGGACGCGATGGACCTCTCGGACCGGCTCGCCCGCAACCTGCGCACCCTGCGCGAGGCCCGCGGCGTGACGCAGGCGCAGCTCGCCCGGCTGGCGGGCATCCCGCGCGCGACGTGGGCGCACCTCGAGTCCGGGGCGGGAAACCCCACCCTCGCGGTGCTGCAGCGGGTGGCCGGGGTGCTGCAGGTGTCGCTCGAGGAGCTGGTGGCCCCGCCGCGCGCGAGCGCCCGGCACTACCCGCGCGAGAGCCTCCCGGTGCGCCAGCGCGGACCCGGCTTCGTGCGCCGGCTGCTGCCGGACCCGCTGCCCGGCATGGAGTTCGACCGGATGGAGCTTCCGCCGCGCGCCCGCCTCACCGGCGTGCCGCACACGCCCGGCACCCGCGAGTACCTCGTCTGCGAGAGCGGACAGCTCGCGCTGGTGGCGAGCGGCGAGCGCTTCGAGCTTGCCCCCGGGGACGTGGTCGTCTTTCGCGGCGACCAGAAGCACTCGTACGAGAACATCGGCGCGCGCACCGCCGTGGGCTACTCGGTGGTGGTACTCGCCGCGGGCCGCACTCCCCTCCCGCGCTGA